One window of Desulfarculus baarsii DSM 2075 genomic DNA carries:
- a CDS encoding hemolysin family protein, whose protein sequence is MVVVLFVVSVAVSQGVSFLCSLLEAVLFSTRVISLEAAMEGGSSAAAQMLGLKARMERTLSAILILNTLAHTGGASIAGWAAGDLWGADSLFIFSVLFTLSTLVFTEILPKTLGTLYWRGLWPWAVTPLKIMIVGLTPLIWLTQLLTRVFTRKGQATASPHVSEQEILAAASMGQRGGEISQMEAELIHNIIGLEEISASDIMTPRTVMKLANGALNVSQILPEARKWSYSRLPVYVGDPENIVGYVLRDHILATDPARHDPKVSELARPLHFVPASANALRLLKHFLSRRAHMCVVVDEYGGVDGLVTMEDVLESLVGAEIVDETDQVVDMQELARRRAKDMLAGREEQKS, encoded by the coding sequence GTGGTCGTGGTACTGTTCGTGGTCTCGGTGGCGGTGTCGCAGGGCGTGTCTTTTCTTTGCTCCCTGCTGGAGGCTGTTCTCTTCTCGACCCGCGTGATCAGCCTGGAGGCGGCCATGGAAGGCGGCTCCAGCGCCGCCGCCCAGATGCTGGGGCTGAAGGCGCGCATGGAGCGCACGCTCTCGGCCATCCTGATCCTCAACACCCTGGCCCACACCGGCGGCGCGTCCATCGCCGGCTGGGCCGCCGGCGACCTGTGGGGGGCCGACTCGCTGTTTATCTTCTCGGTGCTGTTCACCCTCTCCACGCTGGTTTTCACCGAGATCCTGCCCAAGACCCTGGGCACGCTTTATTGGCGCGGGCTGTGGCCGTGGGCGGTGACGCCGCTGAAAATCATGATCGTCGGCTTGACGCCGCTGATCTGGCTGACCCAACTGCTGACCAGGGTCTTTACGCGCAAAGGCCAGGCCACCGCCAGCCCCCATGTCAGCGAGCAGGAGATCCTGGCCGCGGCCTCCATGGGCCAGCGCGGCGGCGAGATCAGCCAGATGGAGGCCGAACTGATCCACAACATCATCGGCCTGGAGGAAATCAGCGCCAGCGACATCATGACCCCGCGCACGGTGATGAAGCTGGCCAACGGCGCGCTCAACGTCTCGCAGATCCTGCCCGAGGCGCGCAAGTGGTCGTATTCGCGCCTGCCGGTCTACGTGGGCGACCCGGAAAACATCGTCGGCTACGTGCTGCGCGATCACATCCTGGCCACCGACCCGGCCCGCCACGACCCCAAGGTCTCCGAGCTGGCCCGGCCGCTGCATTTCGTGCCCGCCTCGGCCAACGCCCTGCGCCTGCTCAAGCATTTTCTCAGCAGACGGGCCCACATGTGCGTGGTTGTCGACGAATACGGCGGCGTCGATGGCCTGGTGACCATGGAAGACGTGCTGGAGTCTTTGGTGGGGGCCGAGATCGTCGACGAAACCGATCAAGTGGTCGACATGCAAGAGCTGGCCCGCCGGCGGGCCAAGGACATGCTGGCCGGAAGAGAGGAGCAAAAATCATGA
- a CDS encoding alpha/beta hydrolase produces the protein MQSVELTFDSHGQACAARLHLPDNAKKPPVVVMGHGFGALASFGLEPFAQALAQRGLASLVFDYRHFGPSQGLPRQLISIRRQLQDWRAAMALARSLEAVDGARLGLWGSSFSGGHVVVLAASDPEVAAVVSQAPMVDGLASALLLGPAYAAGGLLHGLWDLARAALGLAPHYAPIVGRPGSSAFLRTPDAFDGYMALVPPGAPWRNQTPARVFLAAAFYRPTARATRVQCPLLVVAAGRDGLIPPAATRKMAAKAPRGQLIELDCGHFEVYVQPTLRQLAVAEADFLVRHLL, from the coding sequence ATGCAAAGCGTTGAGCTGACCTTCGACAGCCACGGCCAGGCCTGCGCGGCCCGGCTGCATCTGCCCGATAACGCGAAAAAGCCGCCGGTGGTGGTCATGGGCCACGGCTTCGGCGCGCTGGCCAGCTTCGGCCTGGAGCCCTTCGCCCAGGCCCTGGCCCAGCGCGGCCTGGCCAGCCTGGTCTTTGACTATCGCCATTTCGGCCCCAGCCAGGGCCTACCACGCCAGTTGATCAGCATCCGTCGTCAGTTGCAAGACTGGCGCGCGGCCATGGCCCTGGCCCGTTCGCTGGAGGCGGTCGATGGCGCGCGTCTGGGCCTGTGGGGCAGTTCGTTCAGCGGTGGGCACGTGGTGGTCTTGGCCGCCAGCGACCCCGAGGTGGCGGCCGTGGTCAGCCAGGCCCCCATGGTCGATGGCCTGGCCTCGGCCCTGCTGCTGGGCCCGGCCTACGCCGCCGGCGGGCTGCTGCACGGCCTGTGGGATTTGGCCCGCGCGGCGCTGGGCCTTGCGCCTCACTACGCGCCCATCGTCGGCCGGCCCGGCTCCAGCGCCTTTTTGCGCACGCCCGACGCCTTCGATGGCTACATGGCCCTGGTCCCGCCCGGCGCGCCCTGGCGCAACCAGACTCCGGCGCGGGTGTTTCTCGCGGCGGCCTTTTATCGGCCCACGGCCCGCGCCACCCGCGTGCAATGCCCCCTATTGGTGGTGGCGGCCGGCCGCGACGGATTGATCCCGCCGGCGGCCACGCGCAAGATGGCCGCCAAGGCCCCGCGCGGCCAGCTCATCGAGCTGGACTGCGGTCATTTCGAGGTCTACGTCCAGCCGACCTTGCGCCAACTGGCCGTGGCCGAGGCCGATTTTCTGGTCCGGCATCTGCTCTAG
- a CDS encoding TIGR01777 family oxidoreductase, producing MKSVLITGASGFVGGALCRALVADGWRVLALCRTAGSAARLAQGVEAVIGDPTSPGPWQERVAGCQAAVNLAGASIFGRWSASYKELIRSSRLASTGNLVQAVAGRPSGAPFRLVSASAVGYYGFGGDEELDEASPPGDDFLARVCQEWEAQAMAAEQSGAMVAITRFGVVLGSGGGALGQMLPLFRLGLGGRLGHGRQWLSWIHQADLAAALKFVLERPELRGAFNCCAPHPVTNRQFAKSLGRALGRPAVLPAPAFAVRLALGQFGSVLLEGQRALPQRLRGAGFRFAQPTLDQALADLLPR from the coding sequence ATGAAAAGCGTGTTGATCACCGGGGCCAGCGGCTTCGTGGGCGGGGCGCTGTGCCGGGCGCTGGTGGCCGATGGCTGGCGGGTGCTGGCGCTATGCCGCACGGCCGGTTCGGCGGCGCGGCTGGCCCAGGGCGTGGAGGCAGTCATCGGCGACCCCACCTCGCCGGGGCCCTGGCAGGAGCGCGTGGCCGGGTGCCAGGCGGCGGTCAATCTGGCCGGGGCCAGCATTTTTGGCCGCTGGAGCGCCAGCTATAAAGAATTGATCCGCTCCAGCCGCCTGGCGTCCACGGGCAACCTGGTCCAGGCCGTGGCCGGCCGGCCCAGCGGCGCGCCGTTTCGGCTGGTATCGGCCTCGGCGGTGGGTTACTACGGCTTTGGCGGCGACGAGGAATTGGACGAAGCCAGCCCGCCCGGTGACGATTTTCTGGCCCGGGTTTGCCAAGAGTGGGAGGCTCAAGCCATGGCGGCCGAGCAAAGCGGGGCCATGGTGGCCATTACTCGCTTTGGCGTGGTGCTGGGTTCGGGCGGCGGGGCCTTGGGCCAGATGCTGCCGCTCTTTCGGCTGGGCCTGGGCGGCCGGCTGGGTCATGGCCGGCAGTGGTTGAGCTGGATCCATCAGGCCGATCTGGCCGCGGCGCTGAAGTTTGTCCTCGAGCGCCCCGAGCTGCGCGGGGCCTTCAACTGCTGCGCGCCCCATCCGGTCACCAACCGGCAATTCGCCAAATCCCTGGGCCGGGCCCTGGGCCGGCCGGCCGTGTTGCCCGCGCCGGCCTTTGCCGTGCGCCTGGCCCTGGGCCAGTTCGGCTCGGTGCTGCTGGAGGGGCAAAGGGCCTTGCCCCAGCGCCTGCGGGGGGCCGGCTTTCGCTTTGCCCAGCCCACGCTGGATCAGGCCCTGGCCGATCTTCTGCCACGCTAG